From a single Silene latifolia isolate original U9 population chromosome 6, ASM4854445v1, whole genome shotgun sequence genomic region:
- the LOC141587069 gene encoding alkylated DNA repair protein ALKBH8 homolog codes for MGSQKFMRPKVEESGNNGVGVSRNLYVANCGPAVGLSFDQISMAFSQFGHVIHVCAADDTGTRVIVSFAQHTCAQAAFDAFNARRCPQLAGRFLHIRYSVPRPPSPVRSHDFVDVCSTAEELNIPGLYLFHDFITPNEEKELLAAVDSRPWISLAKRRVQHYGYEFCYQTRNVDTQRYLGVLPSFVSPVLERVWTSSLEDATAINLDQLTVNEYPPGVGLSPHIDTHSAFEDKIFSLSLAGPCIMEFRRYQDGCWQSDSASKVMHGESLENSANFVKKAVYLPPRSMLLLSGEARYAWHHYIPHHKVDNVKDNLIRRASRRVSFTLRKVRTEPCGCEYVKYCDSQR; via the exons ATGGGCTCCCAGAAATTTATGCGACCAAAGGTAGAAGAATCTGGCAACAATGGTGTTGGTGTGAGTCGAAACCTATACGTAGCCAATTGCGGTCCAGCAGTGGGTCTCTCCTTCGATCAAATATCAATGGCATTCTCCCAATTTGGTCATGTCATTCACGTTTGTGCCGCCGACGACACTGGAACACGCGTCATTGTCTCTTTTGCCCAACATACTTGTGCTCAAGCTGCTTTTGATGCCTTCAATGCCCGCCGTTGCCCCCAACTCGCCGGCCGTTTCTTGCATATCCGGTACTCCGTGCCCCGCCCGCCTTCTCCG GTACGAAGCCATGATTTTGTGGATGTATGCTCAACTGCTGAGGAGCTAAACATACCTGGCCTTTACTTGTTTCACGACTTCATAACTCCCAATGAAGAGAAG GAACTACTTGCAGCTGTCGATTCTAGGCCTTGGATAAGCCTTGCTAAAAGAAGGGTTCAACATTACGGCTATGAATTCTGCtatcaa ACCAGGAATGTTGATACACAGAGGTACTTGGGTGTGCTTCCATCTTTTGTTTCGCCTGTGCTAGAAAGAGTTTGGACATCCTCTCTTGAAGATGCTACAGCCATAAACCTGGATCAGTTAACG GTAAACGAATATCCACCAGGGGTAGGCTTGTCCCCTCATATTGACACGCATTCTGCATTTGAAGATAAGATATTTAGCCTTTCTTTAGCAGGACCTTGTATCATGGAATTTAGAAGATATCAAGATGGTTGCTGGCAATCTGATTCCGCAAGTAAGGTTATGCATGGGGAAAGTTTAGAAAATTCCGCAAATTTCGTAAAGAAGGCAGTATATCTTCCCCCGCGGTCGATGCTTCTATTATCAGGGGAGGCACGCTATGCGTGGCATCATTACATTCCACACCATAAG GTTGATAACGTGAAAGACAATCTTATCCGGAGGGCCTCCAGACGAGTATCTTTCACACTCCGTAAG GTTAGAACAGAACCTTGCGGTTGCGAGTATGTCAAGTACTGCGATTCTCAAAGGTAG